The nucleotide window GTGATTTCACACGATGCTCCGTGTTCCACCGATTAAGTATTCGCATGATGCTGCCTGCTCACACCCCAACGGTCTTTGACAACCCACCCCTCACTATTTAAGCGAGGGGTGGCCCAAAGTTCTTACTGCTGTCCTTGCGCCGTGAGGCTACTTTGTTCTACGCGAACGCCGATCCCCATGGTGCTGGAAAGCGAAACCTTCCTCAAATAAATGCCCTTGGCACCCGAGGGCCGCGCCTTGTTCAACGCGTCGATCAGAGCCAACAAATTTTCCTTCAACGCCTCTTCCGTGAAGGAGGCGCGTCCTATCGTGGTGTGGACGATGCCCGCCTTGTCGGTACGAAACTGAACTTGTCCAGCCTTGGCATTCTTCACCGCACCCGCCACGTCCGCGGACACGGTTCCGACTTTCGGGTTCGGCATCAGTCCGCGCGGCCCAAGAATTTGGCCCAGTTGGCCCACCACGCGCATGGCATCCGGGCTGGCAATGGCCACATCGAAATCGATCTTGCCTTGCTTGACTTGCTCGGCCAAGTCTTCCAGGCCGACGATATCCGCGCCCGCGGCACGAGCCTTGTCGGCGTTCTCGCCTTGTGTGAATACCGCCACCCGCACGGTCTTGCCCGTTCCCTGAGGTAGCACGATGGATCCGCGCACGAGTTGGTCGGATTTCTTCGCATCCACTCCAAGGTTCACGGCCACGTCTATGGCCTCATTGAACTTGGCCGTGGCGGCTTGCTTCACTAGCTTCAACGCATCCGCTACGGCATAGGCCTTGGCATGATCGAAGCCGGCGCGAATGGCCCTCTGGCGTTTGGATGGCTTGCTCATTTTCCGAATCCCTCCACTTCCACGCCCATGCTGCGCGCGCTACCGGCCACGGTACGAACGGCGGCTTCAAGATTAGCTGCCGTCAGATCGGGCATTTTGGTCTTGGCCACTTGTTCGGCTTGTGCCCGCGTCATCTTACCGACCTTGTCCAGATGGGGTTTGGGACTGCCCTTATCCAATCCAATGGCCTTCTTGATGAGTACCGTGGTGGGAGGCGTCTTGAGAATGAAGGTAAAGCTCTTGTCCTGGTAGGCGGTAATCACCACCGGCAAGGGCAAACCTGGCTCGTAACTCTGCGTTTGCGCATTGAACGCCTTGCAGAATTCCATGATGTTCAATCCACGCTGGCCCAACGCCGGCCCAATGGGCGGGCTGGGATTGGCCTTTCCAGCGGGCACTTGCAGCTTGATAAGCCCAACTAC belongs to Betaproteobacteria bacterium and includes:
- a CDS encoding 50S ribosomal protein L1; translation: MSKPSKRQRAIRAGFDHAKAYAVADALKLVKQAATAKFNEAIDVAVNLGVDAKKSDQLVRGSIVLPQGTGKTVRVAVFTQGENADKARAAGADIVGLEDLAEQVKQGKIDFDVAIASPDAMRVVGQLGQILGPRGLMPNPKVGTVSADVAGAVKNAKAGQVQFRTDKAGIVHTTIGRASFTEEALKENLLALIDALNKARPSGAKGIYLRKVSLSSTMGIGVRVEQSSLTAQGQQ
- the rplK gene encoding 50S ribosomal protein L11, with the translated sequence MAKKVVGLIKLQVPAGKANPSPPIGPALGQRGLNIMEFCKAFNAQTQSYEPGLPLPVVITAYQDKSFTFILKTPPTTVLIKKAIGLDKGSPKPHLDKVGKMTRAQAEQVAKTKMPDLTAANLEAAVRTVAGSARSMGVEVEGFGK